From Phaeobacter sp. A36a-5a, the proteins below share one genomic window:
- the zwf gene encoding glucose-6-phosphate dehydrogenase has translation MVSRVIPVQSFDLVLFGATGDLARRKILPSLFHRFQIGQFSDDCRIIGTSRSDMDRKGFQQMVADAIRTFGQPGETSDDEIAAFVTLLHYTAVDARGDNGWQALGDLLRDDAIRAFYLSVGPSLFPDIAGRLRSTGIATPDSRIVLEKPFGHDLASAQALNAALRANFEEHQIYRIDHYLGKETVQNLMALRFANSLFEPLWNSSHIDHVQITVAESIGVKGRGEYYDKSGAMRDMVQNHLMQLLCLTAMEPPARFTPNAVRDEKVKVIEALNPVAPDQIARGQYRGPEGESYREHAGNPSSTTESFIAMKVEVANWRWAGTPFYLRTGKCLRARESEIAVFFRDPPHNIFAEDTGTGGIKGNVLVIRLQPDEGITLRTTIKDPGPGGMRLTGANLDMTFADSLPEAGRPQDAYERLIMDVIRGNQTLFMRGDEVEAAWAWADPIIAGWADNSNDTPQPYDPGSSGPEDALLLMHRDNRRWRGIGS, from the coding sequence ATGGTTTCCCGCGTCATTCCCGTCCAGTCCTTTGATCTCGTGCTGTTTGGCGCGACCGGAGATCTTGCCCGCCGCAAGATCCTGCCCAGCCTGTTCCACCGCTTCCAGATCGGCCAGTTCTCCGACGATTGCCGCATTATCGGCACCTCCCGCAGCGACATGGACCGCAAAGGCTTCCAGCAGATGGTCGCCGATGCCATCCGCACCTTTGGCCAGCCGGGCGAAACCAGCGACGACGAAATCGCGGCCTTCGTCACTCTGCTGCACTACACCGCCGTCGATGCGCGCGGCGACAATGGCTGGCAGGCGCTTGGCGATCTGCTGCGCGACGATGCCATCCGCGCCTTCTACCTCTCGGTCGGGCCCAGCCTGTTCCCCGATATCGCCGGCCGTCTGCGCTCCACCGGGATCGCCACCCCCGACAGCCGCATCGTGTTGGAAAAACCCTTCGGCCATGATCTGGCCTCGGCCCAGGCGCTGAACGCCGCCCTGCGCGCCAATTTCGAAGAACATCAGATCTACCGGATCGACCATTATCTGGGCAAAGAGACCGTCCAGAACCTGATGGCCCTGCGCTTTGCCAATTCGCTGTTTGAACCCCTGTGGAATTCCTCCCACATCGACCATGTGCAGATCACCGTCGCCGAAAGCATCGGCGTCAAAGGGCGCGGCGAATATTACGACAAATCCGGCGCCATGCGCGATATGGTCCAGAACCACCTGATGCAGCTACTGTGCCTCACCGCGATGGAGCCCCCCGCCCGTTTCACCCCCAACGCCGTGCGCGACGAAAAGGTGAAGGTGATCGAGGCGCTGAACCCCGTCGCCCCGGATCAGATCGCCCGTGGCCAATACCGCGGCCCGGAGGGAGAATCCTACCGCGAGCACGCAGGCAACCCTTCCAGCACCACCGAAAGCTTTATCGCGATGAAGGTGGAGGTCGCCAACTGGCGATGGGCCGGCACGCCGTTTTATCTGCGCACCGGCAAATGCCTGCGCGCCCGCGAGTCGGAAATCGCCGTCTTCTTTCGCGATCCGCCGCATAACATCTTTGCCGAGGACACCGGCACCGGCGGTATCAAGGGCAATGTGCTGGTGATCCGCCTGCAACCGGACGAAGGCATCACCCTGCGCACCACGATCAAGGATCCCGGTCCCGGCGGCATGCGTCTGACCGGCGCCAATCTCGACATGACCTTTGCCGACAGCCTGCCAGAGGCTGGCCGGCCGCAGGACGCCTATGAACGGCTGATCATGGATGTGATCCGCGGCAACCAGACGCTGTTCATGCGTGGCGATGAGGTCGAGGCCGCCTGGGCCTGGGCCGATCCCATCATCGCGGGTTGGGCTGACAACAGCAATGACACGCCGCAGCCCTATGATCCCGGCAGCTCCGGGCCAGAGGACGCGCTGCTGCTGATGCACCGCGACAATCGCCGCTGGCGCGGCATCGGCTCCTGA